From Oncorhynchus nerka isolate Pitt River linkage group LG1, Oner_Uvic_2.0, whole genome shotgun sequence, the proteins below share one genomic window:
- the ppp2r3b gene encoding serine/threonine-protein phosphatase 2A regulatory subunit B'' subunit beta isoform X4, protein MRMKELSLRQDPDLRKELALLARGCDFVLPSRFKKRLRAFHAEQGQAQVKSEAPVPTALSESIPKFYFPRGRPKANLNIDGLIAKIEKIFSQFPNERATIEDMGKVAKACECPLYWKAPLFNSAGGDRTGFVSVHKFVAMWRKMLQTCHDDVSKFVHLLAKPGCNYLEQEDFIPFLQDVVNSHAGLAFLKEASDFHSRYITTVAQRIFYNVNRSWSGRISCSELRKSSFLQNVALLEQEEDVNQLTEFFSYEHFYVIYCKFWELDTDHDLYIDQRDLARHNDQAISHKMIERIFSGTVTRDRRLRKDGRLSYADFVWFLISEEDKKTDTSIEYWFRCMDLDGDGVLSMYELEYFYEEQCVKLETMAIEPLPFEDCLCQMLDLVKPEVEGKITLRDLKQCKLSHIFYDTFFNIEKYLDHEQKDPFSVVREAETEGQEISDWEKYAAEEYDILVAEETTTDQYNDGYDNALSHISSELCLRTEERHFFEIPNPHCNLDLDEDDFE, encoded by the exons gCCCAGGTGAAGAGCGAGGCGCCTGTTCCCACGGCGCTGAGTGAAAGCATTCCAAAGTTCTACTTTCCGCGGGGGCGGCCCAAAGCCAACCTCAACATCGACGGCCTCATTGCTAAGATAGAGAAAATATTTTCCCAATTCCCCAATGAAAGGGCCACCATTGAGGACATGGGGAAGGTTGCCAAG GCGTGCGAGTGTCCGCTCTACTGGAAAGCCCCATTGTTCAATTCGGCTGGAGGCGATAGGACGGGCTTCGTGTCCGTTCACAAGTTTGTGGCCATGTGGAGAAA AATGCTGCAGACCTGTCATGACGACGTGTCTAAGTTTGTACACCTCTTGGCCAAACCTGGCTGTAATTACCTGGAACAAGAGGACTTTATTCCATTCCTGCAG GATGTGGTGAACTCTCACGCAGGCCTGGCCTTCCTGAAGGAGGCGTCCGACTTCCACTCACGCTACATCACCACA GTTGCCCAGAGGATATTCTACAATGTGAACAGGTCATGGTCAGGCAGGATCAGCTGTTCAGAGCTCAGGAAAAGCAGCTTTCTCCAG AACGTGGCCCTGCTCGAGCAGGAGGAGGACGTGAACCAGCTAACAGAGTTCTTCTCCTACGAACATTTCTACGTCATCTACTGCAAGTTCTGGGAGCTGGACACAGACCATGACCTATACATAGACCAGAGAGACCTGGCCCGACACAACGACCAAg CCATCTCCCACAAGATGATTGAAAGAATCTTTTCTGGGACAGTTACCAG GGATAGACGTCTGCGTAAAGACGGCAGGCTGAGCTACGCTGACTTTGTCTGGTTCCTCATCTCCGAAGAAGACAAGAAGACTGACACCAG TATAGAGTACTGGTTCCGGTGTATGGACCTGGATGGGGACGGTGTGTTGTCTATGTACGAGCTGGAGTATTTCTATGAGGAGCAGTGTGTGAAGTTGGAGACCATGGCAATCGAGCCCCTGCCCTTCGAGGACTGTCTCTGTCAGATGCTCGACCTGGTCAAGCCGGAGGTCGAGG GAAAGATCACCCTACGGGACCTGAAGCAGTGTAAGTTGTCTCACATCTTCTATGACACCTTCTTCAACATCGAGAAATACCTGGACCACGAGCAGAAAGACCCCTTCTCTGTTGTAAGG GAGGCTGAGACAGAGGGCCAAGAGATCTCGGACTGGGAAAAATATGCTGCGGAGGAGTACGATATCCTGGTTGCCGAGGAGACTACTACTGATCAGTACAACGACGG GTATGACAATGCTCTGAGTCACATCTCCAGTGAATTGTgtctgaggacagaggagagacatttCTTTGAGATCCCCAACCCTCACTGCAATCTGGACTTGGATGAGGACGACTTTGAATAA